In the genome of Blastocatellia bacterium, the window TTGGCCGATCACCTGCAACGGGAGGATCGGCTGGCTCACCATGGTCGCGTGACGCTGGCTGTGTATATGCCGGGCCACGACGTTGACCAAGTCCACGGCGTGTTGGAGTCACTGTCGGCCACGTTTCAGCGAATGATCGGCGTCGGCTTGTGCGCCGGTCTGGTCAGCTTTCCACAACACGGGAGCAGTTACAGTGAATTGATTCTAGCGGCCGAGCACGCCTTAGCCCAGGCTCGAACCGACGGCTCCATGCGCGTGGCCGACCAGCCTACCAATCAACAGCCACAGGCTGACCGGCGCAAGATTCTAATTGCCGATGATGATCCCTACCTGGGTGCGTTGCTCGAAGCAACGTTCAAGGCTCTTGGATACCAAACCATTGTGGCTGACAATGGCCGCACGGCCATTGACTTGATTCAAACGAATCCACCGGACCTGGTGATCTTAGATCATCTGATGCCCGGCCTGACCGGCTTTGAGCTTCTTGAACAGCTCCGTGAGCAAGCTGGTGATCGGCAATTGCCTGTGCCGGTGATCATGTTGACGATGATGACGGCGCAGACAGACATTGTGCGCGGCTACTCGCTCGGCGTGGAGGATTACGTGGGGAAACCGTTCAACCCGCATGAGCTGATTGCCCGCGTCGAGCGCGTCTTAGGGATGCGATGAGGTCGAACGTATCTTGGAAACGCGATGATGTCGAGCACGTCTTGGCAATGCGATGATGAGGACTTGATGATGGACGCACAACGAATCTTGCTGGTCGAAGACGAACCCGACATCCAAAAGGTGGCAAAGCTGAGTCTGACGCTTGTCGGAGGTTACGAGGTCGCCGTTGTGGACAATGGGATCGAAGCCATCCGTCTGGCTGAACAGATCAAGCCCGATGTGATCCTGCTGGACGTGATGCTGCCGGACATGGACGGCTATGAAACGCTCACACGAATCAAACAACACGACCACCTGAAAGATATTCCTGTGTTGTTTATCTCGGCTAAGGCTCAGCAGAGTGAGGTCAGTTATGGGCTCAGTTTGGGCGCTATCGGCTACATCACCAAACCATTCGACCCGATGACCCTGCCCGCCCAGGTGCAGCAGTTTTTGCGAATCTTGGAGGGTAGACCGATGGATTTGCCTGAACTCTTCTCCGAAGAAGAACCGAGCACGATGATTTCATGAAGAATAACAACAATGAGAAGAATCTATGAAATCACAGAGCAATCACCATGATATCGAACGTCTGAAGAACGAATTTGTCTCGCTTGTGTCGCACGAATTGCGCACGCCGTTGACTTCGATCAAAGGCTCATTGGGATTGATCCTAGGCGGGGCGTGCGGCGAGCTGAACAATGATCTGCGTGATCTGTTGACCATCGCCTATTCTAACAGCGACCGCCTCATCAAGTTGATCAACGAAATTTTGGACCTGTCCAAGATCGAAGCCGGGCAAGTCCCCTTGAAAACCGCCCCAACCGATTTAACCGAAGTGGTTGAACAAAGTGTCATGGAGATTGGCGGATTCGCGCAACAACGAGGGGTCCTGATTGTCACCTCGTTGGAGCCAGACCTACCTTTGGTTCAAGCTGATGCCGACCAAATTCAACGCGTGCTGATGAACTTGCTATCGAACGCATTGAAATTCAGTCCGGCTGATGATCAGGTGGTGATCTCCAGTGAATACCGCGACGGTTGGGTAACCATTCGGGTCAAAGATCATGGCATGGGCATTCCGCCGGAATACCATGATCGAATCTTCAATAAGTTTCAGCAAGTCCAATCAGTGGTCACGCGTAAACTGGGCGGCACAGGCTTGGGACTCGCTATCTGCAAAGCCATCATTGACCAGCATGGCGGCCGAATCGGCGTAGAAAGCGAGCCCGGAGCGGGAAGCTGCTTCTACTTTTCATTGCCCATCGCGCCACCCACTGCGACTCGTGAGCCACGAGCGCCCGCCCACCCCATCACACCTGCGCCGCCGACGGAGACGCAGCCGCCAACCGGCATCAGAGGCGGCAACCGACCACGGAACTCATTCGTGCTCATGGTGGATGACGATCCGGGATTGCGCATGGTTGTCTCCCGCATTGTTCAGCACTCAGGCCATCAGGTGGAAACGGCGAATAATGGTGAAGAAGCAATTGAGAAGGTCAAGAAACTGCATCCTGACTTGATTATCCTGGACATCTTGATGCCTGTGCTGAGCGGTTTCGGCGTCGTGCAAACACTCAGGCGCCATCCAGACACACGCCACTTGCCGCTGTTGGTCCTGACCACCAAGGACCTCAACGACGCCGAAAAAGAAGCGCTTCGACTTGGCCCGACCA includes:
- a CDS encoding response regulator, which produces MMDAQRILLVEDEPDIQKVAKLSLTLVGGYEVAVVDNGIEAIRLAEQIKPDVILLDVMLPDMDGYETLTRIKQHDHLKDIPVLFISAKAQQSEVSYGLSLGAIGYITKPFDPMTLPAQVQQFLRILEGRPMDLPELFSEEEPSTMIS
- a CDS encoding hybrid sensor histidine kinase/response regulator; this translates as MKSQSNHHDIERLKNEFVSLVSHELRTPLTSIKGSLGLILGGACGELNNDLRDLLTIAYSNSDRLIKLINEILDLSKIEAGQVPLKTAPTDLTEVVEQSVMEIGGFAQQRGVLIVTSLEPDLPLVQADADQIQRVLMNLLSNALKFSPADDQVVISSEYRDGWVTIRVKDHGMGIPPEYHDRIFNKFQQVQSVVTRKLGGTGLGLAICKAIIDQHGGRIGVESEPGAGSCFYFSLPIAPPTATREPRAPAHPITPAPPTETQPPTGIRGGNRPRNSFVLMVDDDPGLRMVVSRIVQHSGHQVETANNGEEAIEKVKKLHPDLIILDILMPVLSGFGVVQTLRRHPDTRHLPLLVLTTKDLNDAEKEALRLGPTKFLTKSLVTVETLTLAMNELLQHRLAEVTA